Within Deltaproteobacteria bacterium, the genomic segment CGTGCATGACGGCATGCGCACCGCCCATAGACGTGAAGATCCCCGAGGACCACCCGGCCAATCCGCAGGCGAGTCTCTCCCCTCCAGGACCGGCAGCGGATTATATCTATCATCTTCCCTCTCCCCCTCCCTTGATCCAATCGACTGATACCACGGACCGGATGCCTACGGGAAAAAAAGACCCCTCAGACAGCTCCGAAGGCCCATCTCATCCCCACGAAGAGGACATGAAGCAGAAAAAGCGCGGAGCACCCCATGAACATTAGGACGTCAATCCTCATAGGCATAGTGTCCGCGGCCATGGTGTTTTTATTCAGCGGGTGCGCCACCACTGATCCGAAAAAACCCTTTGCCGGATTAAAAGAGGAGATCAAGGCCCGCACCGGTACGGAAATCGAGTGGCAACGGTCCCTCGAGGCCAGGAGGCATGCGTCTCAACGAATCCGGTCCATGTTAAGAGATGACCTCACCCTGGAAGAGGCCATCGCCATCGGTCTGGCGAACAACCGCCGCATACAGGGCCTCTACCAGGAGCTTGGCGTGGCCCAGGCAGGGGTGGTGCAATCACAACTGCTGGACAATCCCCATGTGGGCTTTGCGTATCTGGGGAGTTCTTCCAACCTCTACAAGCTGGAGCTGGAGGCCGTCACCAACATCCTCAGCCTGTTTCTCATCCCCCTTCGGCAGGCGCTTGCCGAGGCCCAACTGGCGCGCGCCCATCACCGGATTGCAGGCCTGGTCCTGGCGCACCTCTTTGACATCCGAAGGGCTTATGTGATGGTACAGGCCCATCAGCAGGCCTACCGTCTCCTCGAGCGCGTCCTCTTGTCCTCAGAGGCGGCACATGAAATGGCAGAACGGTTGCGGGATGCCGGCAACATGACACGTCTGGAACTCCTCTCCCGAAGATCCCTGGCGGAAGAGGACCGGCTTGCCTTGTCCTCGGCCTCCCTTGCTGTTTTCGAAAGCCGTGAGCGATTGAATCGCCTGATGGGTCTCTGGGGAGAAGACATTGCCTGGACAGTGAAGGCGGATCTGCCCGCGGTCCCGATGGATTATCCGGACCTTCAAGAAGTGGAAAAGCGGGCCGTGGAGGCCAGCCTGGATATGGCCCTTGCAAAGAGCCGATTGACGGCCGGCGCACGGGAGCTGGGAATCACCAATGTGACCTCCATCCTTCCTGAATTTGAGATGGGGGCTGCGTTTGAACGGGAAGAAGACGGCATGTGGTTCGGAGGACCGGCCTTTGCCCTCCAATTGCCGATCTTTGACCCGGGCCATGCCAAACGGAGCAAGGCCCGGGCCATTGTGGAGCGACACTGGGAGGAATTTACCGCATTATCCGTGGAGGTGCGCTCGCAGGCCCGCGAGGCCTTCCGCCGGCTGGAAGTGGCCCGGGAACAGGCCCTTTATTATGAAAAATCCTTCTTGCCCCTTAGACAAGCCATTACCCAACAGGCCCAACGCCGCTACAACGGCATGTTTCTGGGGGTGTTTGACCTCCTCATGATCAAGCGGATGGAGATCCGGGCATCATTGGGCTATATTGACGCACTGAAAACCTACTGGATGGCCCAAAGTGACATGGAGGAGCTATTGGCCGGGAAGCTCCCTCCGCATTCGACGGACATGAGGATGATCCTCCCTGTGTCAGGCGGATCCATGGGCCAAGGGGGTCACTAATGCAGAATCGAAAGCCCGGACGCGCAAACACATTGACATGCTGTTCCCTGTGGATGGGGACGGGTCTCATGGTAGTCTGGCTGTGCCTTTTTGCATCTCTTGCGGAAGCTGAAGAAAACGCCGGGAAGGTTCCCGATCTCCCCTGGAAGGCCGCGGAAACCGCAGAATATGCACCGGGCATTCCCGGACGGGATTATCGATCCGTCTTTGTTCCCAACGGATCTGCGCTCCCTTTCAAGGTCGTGGATGGATACAAGGTCTTCCACCTGGTGGCCGAACCTGTTATCCATGAGGTGGCTCAAGGACTGACGATCCACGCGTGGGGGTTCAACGGCACGACGCCGGGCCCCGTGATCGAGCTGGTGGAAGGAGACCGGGTTCGCATCTATGTCTCCAATCGGCTCCCTGCCAAGACCGCCGTACACTGGCACGGCGTAATCCTCCCATGCGGCCAGGACGGCGTGTTCGGCCTGACCCAGCCCGGGATAATGCCGGGGGAGACATTCCTCTACTCCTTTGTCTTTCCCCACGCAGGAACGTTCATGTACCATTCTCACCTGGATGCCATGACCCAGGAGGGCCTGGGTCTCACCGGCATGATTGTGGTCCATCCTCGACATCCGGACCGCCCGCCCCCGGACAGGGATTTTGTGCTTATGCTCCATGAATGGGCCGTCGAAGGCGGGACAAGCCGTCCGGATCCCCAGGTCATGACCGATTTTAACATCATCACCTTCAACGGAAAGGTCTTTCCCGACACCTACCCCCTGGTGGCCCAATTGGGAGACCGGGTGCGTATCCGCTTGGGGAATCTCTCGGCCATGGATCACCATCCCATCCATCTCCACGGTTACGCGTTTAGGGTGGTGGAAACCGACGGGGGGCAGGTGCCCTTATCGGCACAACGCCCTGAAACCACGGTCCTGGTTCCGGTAGGGAGCGTACGGGTGGTGGAATTTACGGCCGATAACCCCGGGGACTGGATCATGCACTGCCACATGACCCATCACACCATGAATCAGATGGGCCACGAATTTCCCAATATGATCGGCGTTGATTCCCGTGGGGTGGATGAAAAAATCCAGGAACTCCTCCCCGGCTATATGACCATGGGCAAGACCGGAATGATGGCCCTCCAATCCATGAACATGCCTGTCCCTGAAAACGCCATCCCCATGCTCGGGTATAAAGGGCAGTTCGGGCAGGGGGTCATGGGGGGGATGGCAACCGTTTTAAAGGTCCGGAAACACGCCCCAGGATATGAAGATCCCGGACATTACCGCTTCCCCGAGGGAACCAGTGCCCGAAAGGCCACACCCCGGGAACTGGAGCGGGACCACATCACCATCCCGGAAGCCCCGTCCACCCCTGAAGCGACGCAACATTCTCACGGATCGTCACCCCACCCCATTCCTGATGGCGGCCCAGATTCCCATATGGCCCCAGGTTCGCCCCATAATGGGCATTAATGCGTGTTGACGGTGACGCGGTCCACTTCGGCGCCGGATCTTTTCAACCCGCAGGCGGATTTGATCACCGTACAGGGTATGGGCCCGAGAACGGCGCAAGGCGTGACCGACTATTTTCGAGACCCTCGCCATTCGACTTTCCTTCAAAAGCCCTTTGACAACGGTATGGAAGTTTTTGCACCGCATTGAGATGGCCAAAATTTCAGGATTCCAGGGACCCGCTGTCCGGATCCCCCGGCCTCTTCACGTTCAGCAGGTTGTGCACATCCTCAAGGATCACGTAGCCGCAGGGGACCAGGAGGAGGGTGATCCCGGTGGCAAAAAGGACCCCGAATCCGAGGCTCACCGCCATCGGAATCAGGAACTGGGCCTGAAGGCTCTTTTCCAGAATCATGGGCATCAGTCCTGCAAAGGTGGTCAGCGAGGTGAGGATAATGGCCCTAAAGCGGAGTGCCCCGGCCCGGGTCACCGCATCCCGGGCGCCGGTCCCTCCCTCCCGTATCCGGTTGGTGGCGTGTATCAGGACAAGGGAGTCGTTGACCACCACCCCGGCCAGTCCCACCATTCCAAACAGGCTCAACAAACTGAGATTAAGCCCCATGATGAGATGCCCCGCAATGGCCCCCACAATGCCGAAGGGGATGGCCGCCATGACGATAAAGGGTTGTGAAAAGGATCTGAAGGGAATCGCCAGGAGGGCGTAGATGCCGAAGAGGGCCACGGCAAACCCCTGGATCACATCGGACAGGGATTCCGCCTGTTCCTTACCCTCCCCTTCAATCGTATACCTGAGTCCCGGATATTTATTTTTGAGGTCCGGGAGGACCCGGGCCTCCACGTCGCCTCTCACCTCGTTGGCATTGGCAACGGACTCATCCACATCCGCGGTCACCTTGACCACGCGGAGACGCTGGGCCCTCTGGATGGAGGCATAGCCGTGCTTCATGGCCACCTCGGCCACCTGGCTGAAAGGCACCTCCTTGCCGCCGGCGGTCCGGATGCGCATCTCCTTCACATGGCCCAGGGACTTGCGTTCCTCTTCAGGATACCGCACCAGGACCTTTACCTCATCCTGGTCGCGCTGAAGCCTCAGGGCCTCGGCCCCGTAAAAGGCGTGCCGGACCTGCTGGGCAAGGTCATTGAGGGTCAGGCCCAGACTGCGGGCCGCAGGCTTGAGTTTCAACTGCATCTCCTCCTTGCCCGGGAGGAAGCTGTCGCTGATATCAAATATGCCCGGATAGTTGGCCAGTTCCGCCTTGAGATCCTCGGCAGCGGCCAGGAGAAGATCATGATCGTCCAGCGACAAATGGACTTCCACCGGATTGCCGGCGCTGAAGAGCTCGCTGCTGAAGGTGATCGATTCGGCCTCGGGGATGGCTCCCACCCGCTCCCGCCACAGCTTGACCAGTTTCATGGCGCTCACATCCCGTTTTTCACCTTCCAACAACTGAACAAAGATCTGGGCCAGGTTCCCCCCAAACTCGGGAGACCCGGCGCTGGGTCCGTGTCCCCCGGTGTGAAGGCCCACGATGGAAACACTGTATTCAAACAGCGGGGGCGCCCCCTCGGGACGCTTCTTGTCCATTTCGGCCAGGGCCTCCTTCGCAGCCTGTTCCAGGCGATCGACCACCGCGACGGTCTGGGAGACCGGGGTCCCTGCGGGCATGGTCAGGGTACTGACCAGCACGTCGCTTTCCACCTTGGGGAAAAAGGTGAACTTGATCCAGCCGCCCTGCCACACACCTAAGGACAGGAGGAGAACGCTGATCCCTATGGCAACGGTGGCATACCGCCATCGCACGCAGAGCTCCACCAGCCTCGCATAAGGTTTTTGAATGACCCACTTGAGGCCCCTGGACACCAGCTTTTCTTTTTTGGGGTTCCGGCGTCGTCTTACCGACCGCTCCCTGCTCCGGTTGAGATGGGCCGGCAGGATCAACAGGGATTCCACCAGAGACCCCATGAGGACCAGGATGACCACGATGGGGAGGTTTTGCATCACCTTTCCCATGCTGCCCGTCCCCATGAGGAGGGGCCAGAATGCCACCACGGTGGTCAACACCGAAAAAATCACCGGCCGCCCCACCTCCACCGCCCCGTTCACCGCGCTCTGGAGCGGACCTTCCCCCTCTTCATGCCTGCGAAAGATATTCTCCCCCACGATGATGGCGTCATCCACCACGATGCCGAGCACCATGATAAAGGCGAACAGGGAAATCATGTTGATGGAGATGTTGAACTGCGGGAGGAGCCACAATCCTGACAGGAACGAAATGGGAATACCCAGGGTCACCCAAAAGGCGAGTCGAAGATCTAAAAACATCCCCAGGAGGATGCTCACCAGGATCAGACCGAAGGCCATATTCTTCAGCAAGAGTTCGATACGGCTCTTGAGCATGATGGACATGTCCTGATAGATGCCGATATCGATCCCCGCCGGGAGGGTGGGCTTGAGGGCTTCAGCATATTGTTTGACGGTGGCTGCCACATCGAGGGCATTCTGGTCCGCCACCCGGTAGACCTGGATAACCGCGGACGGCTTGCCCTGAAACCTGGCAAAGAGATCCACATCCTGAAATCCGTCTTTAAGGTCCGCGATCTGTCCCAATGTCACCTTGGTCCCGTCGGCCTGGGTGAGAACCGGAATATCCCGGTATTCCGCCGCATAGTAGCGACGCCCTTTGGTCCGAATGAGGATCTCCCCCGCGCCGGTCTTGATCCTGCCTGCCGGAAGATCCAGGCTTCCTCTCCTGACTGCCTCCGCCACCTTGCCCAGCGTGAGGCCATACCTCCTCAGGGTCTTTTCGGAAATCTCGATATGGATTTCGCCGGTTCTCACGCCGAACAGATCCGCCTGCGTAATCCCGGGGAGATCGGTAATCTCGTTCTTGATCTCCTCTGCAAGGTTCTTAATGGTCGACTCCGAGGCATCTCCGTAAACCGCAAGGCTGATCACCTGGGTCCGGCGCGTCAGCTCCCTTACAATGGGCTTTTCCGCCTCGTTGGGAAAGGTGGTGATGCTGTCCACCTCCGCCTTGACCTCGTCCAGGAGTTTCTTGAGGTCCCAGCCTTCCATGACCTCGATGGTCACCGTACCAGACCCTTCCCTTGCCGTGGAATCGATCCGCTTGATCCCGGCCAGGCCGGCCACCCGTTCTTCGATGCGACGGATAATGGCCTCTTCCACCTCGGCCGGAGAGGCCCCCAGATACTCGGTCGTCACCACAATGCGATCCAGGGTGAACTCGGGGAAGACCTCGATCTTCATGGTCAGGCCCGTGACCGCCCCGGCCAACACGAAGAAGATCATGAGGAGATTGGCGGCCACATGATTTCCGGCGAACCAGCCAAGTATCCCTTTCATGACGGCTCTGTCTCCTTCATTGGGATGGATCGCACCTCCATGCCGTCGGTGACCATTTTGAGATGGGAAACCACCACCTGGTCTCCGGTGCGGAGTCCGGAGCTGATCTGGACATGGTCGCCATCGATCCTGGCGACTTCCACCTTGCGATAGTGGAGTCGTCCATCCGGATCCACCACCCAGACCACCTGCCCCTCTCGAAGGGCGCTGCGGGGAATAATGGTCAGATCGGGGATCTCATGTCCCAGGATCTCAACACTGACAAACAGGCCCATGGCCAGAGGCGGTCTGGCGGCATAGGGCCGGTCGACCCGTACCACCACCCGGACCATTCGGGTTTGTTCATCCAGTTTCCCCTCGGCCCTGACCACCCTCCCCTCCCAGGAACCCTCTTTTCCAGCGATCCGGGCCCGGATCATTGCACGGGCCCCGGGGCCCTGACCCTGGGTAAAGCCTGGAACGTGAAACCACCTGAGGCTCTCATTGTCCAGGGGCACTGCGATCTCTGCGGCATCCGTTGAAAAGATCGTGGCCAATCTTTCTCCGGGTCTCACATACTGACCCAGATCTACGTTCTCGGTTTCCACCCTTCCGTCAAAGGGCGCCTGGATCTGTGTCCGCTCCAGGTTGAGCATGGCCTTCCTCAGATCGGCCTTATCCGCCGCCAGTTTTGCCCTGGCCGCGGCCAGCTGCGGTTGTTTGAGCACCAGTGCCGGCGGTTCCCTCCCCTCCTCGGAATCATCCATATACAACTGGAACCACTCCTCCCTGGCCGCCTCCGACTCCTCCTCTGCCATACGGAGGAGACTTTCCGCGTTCATTACCTTGGATCGGGCAAGGGTGACGGCCAGGCGGTAGTCTTCGGGTTCAATCCGTAACAGGACCTCCCCTTTTTTGAACTGACCGCCGTTAATAAGCGAGGGGGCGATATCGATGACCTTGCCGTCCACCTGCGGCACCAGATCGATCTCCTGCAGCGGCCTGACCGTCCCTTCCCCCTTGACGACGACATTCCGGGAAGCGGTTCTGACCTCCATGGTCCGGACCACCACCAACGGGGCGGCCGCCTTCTGTTTCTGGATCTGGGGCTTGCTTTCCGTGAGCTTGATCATCCCCAGGGCACCCAATGCGATGACGCCCACGGCCAGAACAGCCTGCATAATTCTTTTTTTTGTCTTGCTCATCATACGGCTTTCTAATCAATGTATTTGGGTTAATTGTGTTAATTGAGCTCGTTGGGGTTTGTTGAGTGACCGGGCATCCGGTATTGGTATCCGGCATCCAGTTTCAAATCTCAAATCTCAATCTCAAATTTCAAATTTTAAATCTCAAATCTCATCACCCTACCAGATCGTGTACGACCCAGGCCCGTCGGTCTCTTTTCCCTGGACAGGGGGGAGTTCCCCCCACCCCCCTCCCAGGACACGATGAAGGGTCACACGATTGCTGAGGATGGCAAAATCCGCCAGGACCAGATCATCTTCCGCTTTAAACCGGGTCTGCTGGGCGTTGAGCACGGTCAGATAGTCCACCAGCCCCCGGATATACCGGGCCTCGGCCACCCGCTGGGTCGCCCGGGCCTCCACCAGGAATCGCATGACCTCCTCCCGTCGCTCCACCTGCTCTTTCCGGGTAAGCAAGGCGTTTTCCACCTCGGAAAACGCCCTTAGAATGGTCTTTTCATATTCGGCAACCCCTTGGGCATACCGGGCCTCGGCGGCCCGCTGCCCGGCCTTCAGCCTTCCCGCATCAAACAAGGGCTGAACCAGCATTCCGGCCAGGCTCCAGGCCGTGTCCGGCTGAAACATGCTGCCCAGGGCGCTGGAGGCATAGCCGTAACTTCCTGTGAGCGTAATGCTGGGAAACCGGCTGGCCTTGCTGACCCCCACCAGGGCATTAAGGGATTTCAGTCGGGCCTCGGCCGACCGGATGTCCGGCCTGCGCATCAGGAGTTCGCTGGGGAGGCCAGGGGGCACCGGCGCCAGCTTTCGGTAGTAATCATCGGGCTGGGCTCTCGGGGGCCGCGTCCGGGGATATCTTCCCAGCAGCACGGCCAGGGACTGCTGGGTAGCCCCCAATTCCTGCATCAGGAGCGGTAGGTTGGCCTGGGCCTGGGCCAGGGTGCGGCGGGCCTGTCTCAAATCGAGGATCGAGGTGAGGCCCCGCTTGTACCGCCTCTCCACAAAGGTGACGCTCTCTTGGTAATTCTTGAGGCTCTCCTCGGTAATCTGGATCCTTCGCTCCAGGGATTCGATCTTCAGATAGAGGGTGGCGGCCTCGGCCACGACGCTCTGGGCCAGGGTGTGTCGCGATTCCTCGCCTTGCAGGAGACTTGCCTGGGATGCCTCCTGGGCCCTGGCGAACTTCCCCCAGAGGTCCAACTCAAAAGAGGCCGGCACGGAGAGATTGTAGCTGTCCGTGGTTCCGCCGATGGATATTCCGGGCCCCACCCGGGCCGAGGATTGATGCTGTCGCTGTGCCTGGGCCTGAACCCCGAGGGCGGGGAATCGATCCGCCCGTGTCTGAATGACCTGATATTTCAGCTCCAGTATCCTGGCCGATGCCTGCCGGAGGTCCAGGTTGTGGTTCAGGGCTTCCTCGACGATCCGGTTCAGGACAGGATCGTGGAAGACCTCCCACCAGCGATCTTCAGATGCCGAGGCATCCCCCTGTTCAGGGGCATATTGAAACGATTGGGGTTCCCTCACCCGGGGGTCCGGTCGCTCGAAATCAGGGCCCATCTTGATGCATCCGGCAGATGCCAGACAGATGGAAGCCGTCATGAGGAGAAGACCGGAAAACCGCCGGGTCATCACGCCCCCCCCTGATCGCTCATATCGAGTCCTGTAAGGCAGAATCGAACGATATGTTCCACCAGTCTTTCCTTGAAGGTGTCGTCATATTCCTCTCCTGTGACCCGCATGACCGGGAGTCTGGCAAAATTGAAATAGATCACCATGGCGAAGATGCTCACGATGTCAAGCATCACGGACTCCCTGTCCGCATTCTCGGGCAGATAGGGCCCCAACAACACAACCAGTTCTCCAAAAAAAGGGGTGATCACCTCATCTACCAGCATATCGGTGGCAAGGCCCGGTTTGGCCATTTCGCGGATCATGAGCTGGGAATGACGCAATCGCTCCTCATCGGTCAGAGGCCCTTTGAGAAAGGCCTCGGCCAGGGCATGGACAATGCCGGCGAGGGACCTCCCATGCTGGGCCGAGAGGACCTCCTTAAAGCATGCCTGGACCCGTCTGGCCCTGGGCATCCAGCGGGTCTTGAACACCTCTACATACAGGTTCTGCTTATTGCCGAAATGATAATTAACAGCCGCCAGATTGCAGTGTGCGGCCTGGGTGATCTCCCTGACCGTAACGGCGTGAAACCCCTTTTCCGCGAACAGGGCCTCTGCCTCATCCAATATCCGGTCTTTTGAATCCGTGCAGTTGTCAATGCCGTCCATAGGCTCGGTAGTCTCTTTCCTTTATTTGATACAAACGTTTGTATCAAACGATTGTTTTAATGTCAACCCCCTAAAAGCGGATAACCGCAACCAAACGGTTGTGTGCTGTCCCGTCATTCCGGCATGCCCTTAGCCGGAATCCAGTCCTCCGTATTCTGGATTCCGGCTGGAATCGTGCCGGAATGACGGAAGACTAAGCGTGCAAAGGAAGGATGGCCATATTTTCTTGTTTTTCATGACCGAAGACCATGTACTAAATATACCGGCCCGGCAGAGACTCTCAGTTTACTGACAAAACCGGTTCCGAGCGGGTTTAAAAATGGAGGTCGCAGGCCGACCTTCTTACGCTCTCACGTTCTCACCTTCTTCTTACCGTTGGGGTTCGGATTCTCAGGGATGAATTCTCAAAATGCGCCCGGAAGAATATCATTTATTCATTCGAATTCAGGTGGACAACGCTCATCATCGGGTATACAAGGGCGGGAACACGGAACACAGGACGTGCTTTATGGACATCGACATCCTCACGGCAGAGTCGTTGGGCGTCAGGGGTCTGGGGTGTTATGTAATGGCCGCGGGACGCCGTATCTTGATTGATCCGGGCTTCGCCCTGGGATACATGCGGCATAAACGGCTCCCCCATCCCATGCAGGTGGCGGTAGCGGAACAGGTCCGGCGACGCGTGATCGACCTGTGGGAGCGGGCCACGGATATCGTCCTGAGCCATTTTCACGGGGATCATGTCCCCCTTGTGGATGCCAACCCGTATCAGCTCAAGGCCGGAGACCTGGTGGGGCTGAATCAGAATGTCCGCATCTGGCGAAAACGTCTGGCCCACCTCTCCCCCCGTGAGGCGGCACGGGAGGCATCGTTGAAGGCGGTCCTGGGTCTCGACTTTTTAGATGCAGAAAGCATCCAATGCGGTCCCCTAAGCTTTTCCACCGCGGTGCCCCACGGTGACCCGGAGACGACGGATGAATCCGTGATAATGACCCTGGTCGAGGAAGAACAATGGTTTGTCCATGCGCCCGATATCCAACTCCTTCATGATCAGACCGTCTCCCGAATCCTCGACTGGCAACCGGACATCGTCCTTGCCGGGGGCCCGCCCCTTTATCTCTCCACACTCACGAAAGAACAGTTCGACAGGGCCTGGGAAAACGCCTTAAGGCTGGCCCGGGGTGTGGACGTCCTGATCCTCGATCACCACCTCTTGAGATCCATGGAAGGGATGGCCTGGCTGGACCGGCTATCCATATCCGCCGGGAGAAAGGTCCTGTGCGCAGCCGATTTTATGGGCAGAGAGAGAAGCCTGATGGAGGCAAGACGGGAATCCCTTTACCTCAGATTCCCTGTGGCCGAAGACTGGCACGAGGCATATGCCAGGGGTGAAGCGACCACTGAAGCGTTTGGCTCAGACCGTCAGGCGTTGGGGTCCTGATCCGCTTCACCGGAATGGTCCGCCAGGACCTCCTTGATTTCCTGCATGATGGGGCCGTCCTCCCCCCAGAGCATGCAGCTGTTGATGAGGCTGGAGAGTCCCAGAAATTCCTCCAGGGAACGGGGGATGGGATGACGGTCTCTGGAATAATGGGTCCAGTACCCGTGAAGCGCGGCGGTCCCCATCACCACAATGAGGTGCGTCATGTGGTTGCAGCCCCGGACGCCGCCGATGAGATGGCTCACCTTTTCGCTATAGCCTGAAACGATCTGCAGACCGACAATCTTTTCCACGCTGTCCAGGGTGCGGGGACAGAGTTCATGGGGCGTCTGGGGCATCTCGGCTTCGGCGTCCAGGATGGTCACGGGCCAGCCGCCGATCAGCATGCGAACGCACATCCGGTGAACCGCACCGGGCTCCCGCGGTTTTCCATTCCAGTGATACCCCTGAATCAGGCGATCGTCCTTCAGCCAGCCTTCGACGATCAGCTGTCCGTTATCCAGAGGGTATGTGCGCAACTCCAGTCTTCGTTCATGGACCGGTGCTTCTCTGATGAGGTCTTTGAGCATACTCATGGCGCGTTCTCCTTAAAAATGGGCAGATCCGAATCTCTTCGGAAAACATGCAAGATGATCGTTCCAACCGGAATTTGAAGATCCCTTTAACTTGTATCCAAAAGAGGGGATCCGGGCACAAGATGTCCGCGGGCCGGACACATTATGACGCAGAAAAGGTGGCGGGTCACCTGAGATAGGAAAAGAGCGCGATCCCGAGGACAAACAGGACCAGCCCCATCAGCCGGACCGTCTCAGATCTTGCCTTGAAAAACCACCAATCCATCAGGGCCTTGCTCTGGTCAGGGGGCGCCATGTAGAAATAGACCCCTTTGGAGATCCCTAACAGGCCCAGGATAAAGGCGAACCAGAAAATCTCCGTGTACCAGAAGGCCCCGGCAATCAGGGCTATGCCGAGGGCAAACGGAAGGACAGAGAGACGCTTGACCTTTTCGGTCAAAAATATCCTCTTGAAAAAATCCCTGGCCTTTTGAGTAAAAACTACCACAAAGGTGCCCGAGGCAATCCACAGAAGCGCAATGATATAAAGGAGTACCTTCATTTTTCCCTCCGGACTGTGAGATTAAGATCCTGGTTGGGGGGTCTCTTGCCGTGCCAAAAGGCGAACACCCTACTATCTTACATACTCGGCCGCAATTTAAAAGAAAAATCTGAGAATGTGCTTCAAAATATCCCCGTCCTTACCTCTTTTCACAAGCTTCAGATTCCCGGAGAAGTTTGACTAAAATTGATGCATTCGTAAAAAACGTCACCCTGTTGAATCCCGCCGAATGGCGGGACGGGGTCCACGGGTTTCATAAGTGCTTGAGATTACCGATTTCCGGCTCCCGGTCGAAGATCCCGTACTTGTGCGGGGATCGGAGTCCGGGACAAGCTTCTCCGGAATGACTGAAAAGGGGTATTTTCGAGTTTTTGCGGGACCATCAAAATCAGTGCCTGGTCTTCTGTCACAAAAAACAAGAAAAATATGGCCGTTCTTCCACTCACGCTTGGCCTTTGTCATTCCGGCTGAGGGCATGCCGGAATGACGGGACAGCACACAGCCGTTTTGGTTGCGGTTATCCGCTTTAGTTTAAAATATATCTTATTATTTCCAAATACATTTCAATGGGATTATAGCTATCCTATTAAATGACAATTTGAAAGATACCTTGAAAAGCCTTGACAAATTCAGGCCCTGTATGGTATCCGGTCCTCCTGTGAGATGATAATTTCTCGACGCTCTCTTTCGTCAGTCCTATGGGGTGCCAACATGCGTAGAGACCAGGAACGGTTTGAACCTGAAGAAGGTTTTCAGAAAGATTTCCCGGACGATCATTCCGGAGTATCGCCGGAGAATAGGGACAACCGGGACAATGATCATGACATCATAGAACTTGTGGATGTGGTGAGGAAGGGAGACCTCCCCCCGGA encodes:
- a CDS encoding TolC family protein; this translates as MNIRTSILIGIVSAAMVFLFSGCATTDPKKPFAGLKEEIKARTGTEIEWQRSLEARRHASQRIRSMLRDDLTLEEAIAIGLANNRRIQGLYQELGVAQAGVVQSQLLDNPHVGFAYLGSSSNLYKLELEAVTNILSLFLIPLRQALAEAQLARAHHRIAGLVLAHLFDIRRAYVMVQAHQQAYRLLERVLLSSEAAHEMAERLRDAGNMTRLELLSRRSLAEEDRLALSSASLAVFESRERLNRLMGLWGEDIAWTVKADLPAVPMDYPDLQEVEKRAVEASLDMALAKSRLTAGARELGITNVTSILPEFEMGAAFEREEDGMWFGGPAFALQLPIFDPGHAKRSKARAIVERHWEEFTALSVEVRSQAREAFRRLEVAREQALYYEKSFLPLRQAITQQAQRRYNGMFLGVFDLLMIKRMEIRASLGYIDALKTYWMAQSDMEELLAGKLPPHSTDMRMILPVSGGSMGQGGH
- a CDS encoding copper oxidase, giving the protein MGTGLMVVWLCLFASLAEAEENAGKVPDLPWKAAETAEYAPGIPGRDYRSVFVPNGSALPFKVVDGYKVFHLVAEPVIHEVAQGLTIHAWGFNGTTPGPVIELVEGDRVRIYVSNRLPAKTAVHWHGVILPCGQDGVFGLTQPGIMPGETFLYSFVFPHAGTFMYHSHLDAMTQEGLGLTGMIVVHPRHPDRPPPDRDFVLMLHEWAVEGGTSRPDPQVMTDFNIITFNGKVFPDTYPLVAQLGDRVRIRLGNLSAMDHHPIHLHGYAFRVVETDGGQVPLSAQRPETTVLVPVGSVRVVEFTADNPGDWIMHCHMTHHTMNQMGHEFPNMIGVDSRGVDEKIQELLPGYMTMGKTGMMALQSMNMPVPENAIPMLGYKGQFGQGVMGGMATVLKVRKHAPGYEDPGHYRFPEGTSARKATPRELERDHITIPEAPSTPEATQHSHGSSPHPIPDGGPDSHMAPGSPHNGH
- a CDS encoding efflux RND transporter permease subunit, with the protein product MKGILGWFAGNHVAANLLMIFFVLAGAVTGLTMKIEVFPEFTLDRIVVTTEYLGASPAEVEEAIIRRIEERVAGLAGIKRIDSTAREGSGTVTIEVMEGWDLKKLLDEVKAEVDSITTFPNEAEKPIVRELTRRTQVISLAVYGDASESTIKNLAEEIKNEITDLPGITQADLFGVRTGEIHIEISEKTLRRYGLTLGKVAEAVRRGSLDLPAGRIKTGAGEILIRTKGRRYYAAEYRDIPVLTQADGTKVTLGQIADLKDGFQDVDLFARFQGKPSAVIQVYRVADQNALDVAATVKQYAEALKPTLPAGIDIGIYQDMSIMLKSRIELLLKNMAFGLILVSILLGMFLDLRLAFWVTLGIPISFLSGLWLLPQFNISINMISLFAFIMVLGIVVDDAIIVGENIFRRHEEGEGPLQSAVNGAVEVGRPVIFSVLTTVVAFWPLLMGTGSMGKVMQNLPIVVILVLMGSLVESLLILPAHLNRSRERSVRRRRNPKKEKLVSRGLKWVIQKPYARLVELCVRWRYATVAIGISVLLLSLGVWQGGWIKFTFFPKVESDVLVSTLTMPAGTPVSQTVAVVDRLEQAAKEALAEMDKKRPEGAPPLFEYSVSIVGLHTGGHGPSAGSPEFGGNLAQIFVQLLEGEKRDVSAMKLVKLWRERVGAIPEAESITFSSELFSAGNPVEVHLSLDDHDLLLAAAEDLKAELANYPGIFDISDSFLPGKEEMQLKLKPAARSLGLTLNDLAQQVRHAFYGAEALRLQRDQDEVKVLVRYPEEERKSLGHVKEMRIRTAGGKEVPFSQVAEVAMKHGYASIQRAQRLRVVKVTADVDESVANANEVRGDVEARVLPDLKNKYPGLRYTIEGEGKEQAESLSDVIQGFAVALFGIYALLAIPFRSFSQPFIVMAAIPFGIVGAIAGHLIMGLNLSLLSLFGMVGLAGVVVNDSLVLIHATNRIREGGTGARDAVTRAGALRFRAIILTSLTTFAGLMPMILEKSLQAQFLIPMAVSLGFGVLFATGITLLLVPCGYVILEDVHNLLNVKRPGDPDSGSLES
- a CDS encoding efflux RND transporter periplasmic adaptor subunit, which codes for MMSKTKKRIMQAVLAVGVIALGALGMIKLTESKPQIQKQKAAAPLVVVRTMEVRTASRNVVVKGEGTVRPLQEIDLVPQVDGKVIDIAPSLINGGQFKKGEVLLRIEPEDYRLAVTLARSKVMNAESLLRMAEEESEAAREEWFQLYMDDSEEGREPPALVLKQPQLAAARAKLAADKADLRKAMLNLERTQIQAPFDGRVETENVDLGQYVRPGERLATIFSTDAAEIAVPLDNESLRWFHVPGFTQGQGPGARAMIRARIAGKEGSWEGRVVRAEGKLDEQTRMVRVVVRVDRPYAARPPLAMGLFVSVEILGHEIPDLTIIPRSALREGQVVWVVDPDGRLHYRKVEVARIDGDHVQISSGLRTGDQVVVSHLKMVTDGMEVRSIPMKETEPS